GCGGCGTCCCTCCTGGAGAACCGCGCCCTGGTCGAAGCGGTGCTGCGGGATTACCGCACGGCGCCGATCGGCGATCGGGAGAAAGCGCTGTTCGCCTTCCTCGAGAAGATGATCCGGGAGTCGAATCGACTTCGGAAGGAGGACGTGGAGGAGGTGAAGGCCGCTGGCTGGGACGACGCGGCGCTGTACGACGCCATCACCGTGTGCTCGCTTTTCCATTTCTACAACAAATGGATCGACGCCACGGGGGTGAGCGACATGGACCCCGCCGCCTACGAGGCGTCCGGGGCGCGGCTTGCGAGCCTCGGCTACGTCCCTCCCGGTTGAGGTTCGGAGAACGGATCGATTGCGTCGATCCCCCGAATTGCTTATTCTGAATCCGTTTCAGGGGGCGGGGCACGGAACGGGTACCGGTGTT
This genomic window from Deltaproteobacteria bacterium contains:
- a CDS encoding peroxidase, with the translated sequence MVEAVLRDYRTAPIGDREKALFAFLEKMIRESNRLRKEDVEEVKAAGWDDAALYDAITVCSLFHFYNKWIDATGVSDMDPAAYEASGARLASLGYVPPG